In the genome of Patagioenas fasciata isolate bPatFas1 chromosome 12, bPatFas1.hap1, whole genome shotgun sequence, one region contains:
- the LOC136113477 gene encoding olfactory receptor 14J1-like: MSNSSSITQFLLLPFTDTRELQLLHFWLFLGIYLAALLGNGLIITTIACDQHLHTPMYFFLLNLSLLDLGSISTTVPKSMANSLWHSRAISYRGCAAQIFFFMFYATAEHSLLTIMSYDRYVAICKPLHYGTLLGSRACVCMAAAAWVTGFLNALLHTANTFSLPLCKGNAMDQFFCGIPQMLKLSCSDTYLRELGLLEFSGSLTFMCFIFIVLSYVQIFRAVLRVPSEQRRHKVFSTCLPHLAVVSLFVSTAMFAYLKPPSISSPSLDLVVSVLYSVVPPAVNPLIYSMRNQELKESIGKLITVRFSKALMN, encoded by the coding sequence atgtccaacagcagctccatcacccaattcctcctcctgccattcacagacacacgggagctgcagctcttgcacttctggctcttcctgggcatctacctggctgccctcctgggcaacggcctcatcatcaccaccatagcctgtgaccagcacctccacacccccatgtacttcttcctcctcaacctctccctcctcgacctgggctccatctccaccactgtccccaagtccatggcaaactccctgtGGCAttccagggccatctcctacagaggatgtgctgcccagatcttttttttcatgttctatgCTACAGCAGAacattctcttctcaccatcatgtcctacgaccgctatgttgccatctgcaaacccctgcactacgggaccctcctgggcagcagagcttgtgtctgcatggcagcagctgcctgggtcactgggtttctcaatgctctgctgcacacggccaatacattttcactgccactgtgcaagggcaatgccatggaccagttcttctgtggaaTCCCCCAgatgctcaagctctcctgctcagatacctacctcagggaacttgggcttcttgagttCAGTGGATCTTTaactttcatgtgtttcattttcattgtgctgtcctatgttcagatcttcagggccgtgctgagggtCCCCTCTGAGCAGAGACGGCACAAagtcttttccacctgcctccctcacctggccgtggtctccctgtttgtcagcactgccatgtttgcctacctgaaacccccgtccatttcctccccatccctggatctggtggtgtctgttctgtactcggtggtgcctccagcagtgaaccccctcatttacagtATGAGGAATCAGGAGCTCAAGGAGTCTATAGGGAAACTGATTACTGTTCGATTCTCTAAAGCATTAATGAACTGA